In the Streptomyces sp. NBC_00193 genome, GCGCTCGCGGGGCACGTAGTTGAACCTGCAAATGTCACGGTACGGACACTCCTCCCCATGCGCACCCATGTGCCCATACGGTGACCTGATTCGCACCAGTCTCGTGGGGGTTCCGCATGTCCAACCAGTTCCCGCCGCCCGGCCAGCAGCCCGGCCAGCAGCCCCAGCCCGGATACGGCTACCCCCAGCCGGGACCGTCTCAGCAGCCCGGATACGGGTACCCCCAGCCCGGACCGGCTCAGCAGCCCGGCTGGGGCTACCCGCCCCCGCCCCAGCAGCCGAAGAAGAACAACGTCGGAAAGATCGTCGGGTTCTCGTGCCTCGGCATCGTCGGCCTCGTCGTGCTCCTGGGCGTCGTCGGGGCACTGCTCGGCGGCGAGAGCAGCCCGAAGGCGGGCAAGGAACCCACCGCCCCGGCCCCGGCCCCGGCCTCGTCGTCCGCGCCGGCCAAGGCCCCGGAGGCCGCGCCG is a window encoding:
- a CDS encoding DUF4352 domain-containing protein, whose product is MSNQFPPPGQQPGQQPQPGYGYPQPGPSQQPGYGYPQPGPAQQPGWGYPPPPQQPKKNNVGKIVGFSCLGIVGLVVLLGVVGALLGGESSPKAGKEPTAPAPAPASSSAPAKAPEAAPSAKPEKKAAVAVVAKNTKFKKSILADSDAYTSVSVTVTNNSSKAINVNPLYFAITDTNGTKHVAELAVDEDQIDTVELAPGENITGTITGKGAFTAKTVTYTDGLIGDSFRADVS